Proteins found in one Venturia canescens isolate UGA chromosome 8, ASM1945775v1, whole genome shotgun sequence genomic segment:
- the Rip11 gene encoding rab11 family-interacting protein 2 — protein MWSPTHVQVTVQRAKGLLTKGKNKTNDCFVTIALGKEKYQTSVKEKATESVEWHEECELQIPQQGNTAEVVLTALHRNFLGVDEFLGTVSIPLSSFDVYERPRNRWYTLGHKPGKENTKERGELEVKIGFIVKAGSLTDLTRKERHKSSLGQLSTAAQSIGGSLLSIGSLEKRKGLKKFAKSIGNRVKGKSKNKLNDEELDERAEHQIRPSKQGPGEADPGVISEDEDEFTFDDLSHKSSASSLNAPALSGSTGISNYSPIISSKTNSKSHVTSEPIVTPPAPTNAAPNKPPRFTSNSPNNANTKNENQEDEWGRKLYGIQTNNLLKRWDNNKPSPKIIIDEPRDAREDSPAGSPQPTSRLRDTPEPPSPAPREIISFKRLKDDKPPPKDKSPKDERSIVREKSPKEEKVSKKDKKKEKEQKFKDVIEEGHPSSERIIIGGEDAMKNTNNKSRLPHEVLQQFEGKSREDLIELTLQLQTEVVDKKKRLADLEEYIDALLLRVIESSPRLLQNPYQSRRLSSPGRQC, from the exons atgtgGAGTCCGACTCACGTTCAAGTGACAG tTCAACGAGCCAAAGGCCTCTTAACAAAAGGGAAAAACA AAACGAACGACTGTTTCGTAACGATCGCACTTGGGAAGGAAAAGTACCAAACATCGGTGAAGGAAAAAGCAACCGAAAGCGTCGAATGGCACGAGGAATGCGAACTTCAGATACCGCAGCAGGGCAACACTGCGGAAGTAGTCCTCACGGCGCTGCATCGCAATTTCCTGGGCGTCGACGAGTTTCTAGGCACCGTAAGCATACCCCTCTCGAGCTTCGACGTCTACGAGAGGCCCAGAAATAGATG GTACACGCTCGGACATAAACCAGGCAAAGAGAACACGAAGGAGAGAGGAGAGCTCGAGGTGAAAATCGGTTTCATAGTTAAAGCTGGAAGCCTTACGGATCTGACGAGAAAAGAGAGGCACAAGAGTTCTCTGGGACAGTTGTCGACAGCTGCACAATCGATAGGCGGGAGCTTACTCAGCATCGGAAGTTTGGAGAAGCGAAAGGGGCTGAAAAAGTTCGCCAAATCTATTGGCAATCGGGTCAAAGGCAAgagcaaaaataaattaaacgaCGAGGAGCTCGACGAGAGAGCGGAACATCAAATCAGGCCCTCGAAACAAGGCCCTGGCGAAGCTGATCCCGGTGTCATCagcgaggacgaggatgaattCACG TTTGACGATTTGTCTCATAAGAGTTCAGCATCTTCTCTGAATGCACCGGCTCTCAGTGGCTCGACAGGAATATCAAATTACAGTCCCATTATTTCGAGCAAGACGAATTCAAAGTCTCACGTAACGAGCGAACCGATCGTCACACCTCCAGCTCCGACGAACGCCGCACCTAATAAACCGCCACGTTTCACCTCCAATAGTCCCAACAACGCGAATACGAAAAACGAGAATCAGGAGGACGAGTGGGGCCGTAAATTATATGGAATACAAACGAATAATCTCCTAAAGAG GTGGGACAACAACAAGCCGAgtccaaaaataataatcgacgAGCCGCGGGACGCCCGAGAAGATTCGCCAGCAGGTTCGCCCCAGCCGACGTCTCGATTACGAGACACACCGGAACCGCCGAGTCCGGCTCCTCGAgaaataataagtttcaaacgACTGAAGGACGACAAGCCACCGCCAAAGGACAAAAGCCCTAAGGACGAGAGATCGATCGTCAGGGAAAAAAGTCCAAAGGAGGAAAAAGTCTCAAAGAAGGataagaagaaggagaaggaaCAGAAATTCAAGGACGTTATCGAAGAAGGCCATCCGTCGTCGGAGAGGATAATCATTGGTGGAGAGGACGccatgaaaaatacaaataacaAAAGTAGATTGCCCCACGAAGTTCTTCAACAGTTCGAGGGAAAATCTCGTGAG GATTTGATCGAACTGACGCTACAGTTGCAAACGGAAGTGGTCGATAAGAAGAAGCGATTGGCGGATCTGGAGGAATACATAGACGCCTTATTGCTCCGCGTGATCGAATCGTCGCCGCGTTTGTTGCAGA